From Bombina bombina isolate aBomBom1 chromosome 1, aBomBom1.pri, whole genome shotgun sequence:
ACACCTGGAATAGAACATAAGCTACGATATCTCTTGTTCATAAAAGAGAAGAAACTGCAAGCGAAAGCCAAGACACAAGAATCCAGCCTTGTATTCTGCTCaccatattacatttataaaaaaaaaaaacaacagcatatatttatcattcatacaTTTTGATTTAAAAAGCTATTGATATCCAAGGTTATTTTCCATCCCAGAAGGAATTTGGGCTTCATATGAATTGGAAGGAATAAAGGGTTTGGACGCATAGTTAAGTGATTTTATTGTTCTCCCTATTGCTATATTGAAGCctttatttaacaagcagtggaatACAGAGGTGAGATATAAAGTTAGAAACATTCTAAGCTAAATGGATTGGCTACAAATCATGCCTTTTACACATGCTATATGTGTGTACTATATGTagttatattaacacataactgttatttatttacataaaattcCAGACCATACACCACTGATTACCCTGTCACATTGAATTCCATGTCTGCACAAGCAGCTTACCTCCTCTCTGTATAGGTAATAAAAGAGGATTAAATAACATAGCACATGCGCTCACATGTGAAATACCTTGGCATATAACCTGGTTAACACAAACGGCTTTTAACCCCTTTGTGCTAGGAACAAAGTGTTAACATCAGAACGCTTGCTGTTAAAATTAAATCATATGAGGGTCAATGTGATCACACGAGGCCGGAATCGGACTGCCTAAGCTGCTAGTCATGCCACCTGTCCGATTTTTGCTAGCATCAAAAGGGGAGGTTGCAggatgccatataaggtaggacgttccatgtcgtTCTAATGGCATTAAACCCCAGCACTGTTAGGATgtcatggaatgtcctaatggtgtgaaggggttaaagatacaatggggctgatttatcaatgtctggcagacatgatacgctgtagtatatcatgtccgctagacatcgctgaatgccgaaagcatatgctgtcggcatttaacattgcacaagcagttctggggaactgcttgcgcaatgccatCCATCTTAAGACCACTACtttttaactcttgtttccggcgagactAAAGGCTCGGACAGGAACAAGGGTATTTGGCCACATTCGagccatgataaatcgtccccaaggTTTCCTCTAGTTATTGCATTTATCTTCTGATGATAAAGATTTAATTTTCTGAACTAATGTGATTTACTCTTTTTTAAATTTCATTGTGCAGTGTAGTACTATTATTTAACAATAACACTAAGCAGATGAACATGGTTTAATTCATGTGTATTTCATTTTGGATCATGTAATACTTTATTGTGAGTTCTATGAGCCGAAAATGTTCTGTTTTCAGTAGTACAGGACACGGCAAATGATATTACATGAGAAGTATGTCACACAATATCTACTTTGGGAAATGGTTCACATTTGTAATTCCTTTCCCGGTTTTCATCAGGtgatttttattattgttgtaaaTATGAAGCACAGAAATCCTTATTTAATATTTGGGTTATCTTTTATTTGTAGTGTGTTAACATATTCTACTGTCAACACGTATATAAACGGCATCTAATATAGACATGTGCAAGCCAGAAAATTTTCGTTTCGTATCAATTCGgtatttttcttatttagtttagTTATAGCAGTCATTCGTTTCGGAGGCATTCGGAAATTTGGAAATTCGATATGTTCGGATTCATTCCATATGTTATGTTACTTTGATTCATATAGTTCCAACCAATACAAAAGGaataatttcactgttctatctcactatatttaaatgtaatatatctctattagtttttttttaataatagataTGGAACGGCAAAGGAATTGGGATTAGTCCAGAGAGTCAGACTATCGCGCCATGGCCATTTGAATAAAATGAATGAATCCAAACTAATTTGAATCTCAGAATCACCCGATTTTCATTtgaattttgattcggaacaaaacaaattgcacatgtctaatcaaATAGAGCCATTGGTGTAGTTCTAACATTGCCTGATTAGGCTAATACCTAGGGTGGCAGTTTAGTCAGGGGCCAACATACACCTGTCAATTTCAGCTGATAACTTTAAAGAGCTTTCTCATCCTTTGGAGCTGCATCTGCATTCTTAGGAGGAGCTGGATTGAGCAGAAACATCAGATGATGACTGAGGTAAACACTATAATAAGGGTCAGTCAAAAAGATGTTTGAATTAGGTTTGCGGTACCCAGGCAGTGAGCAGAAAAGGGGTGACATTTGTATAACAGACTACAGCTACTTCTGTAAGTAGGGGACGGGTTGGAAACTGGGCACCTTAATATAACATTACACTATGGGAATTTATTCTGCTTATGTATATTACACTTTATGTACTTAAATGTACAATCAACTGTCTTGTCAGTGTCTAATTAAAGCATCTGTAAGAGCTATGAACAGAGTATGCTTGTGGTATATTCATTGCTTTGTTACGCAAAGTCACAAAAATAATGCTTATCAGAAAGGAGAGTAACACATAGAAACAGATATTTCTTTCAGCAAAGGGTGACAAATTGTCAAAAAAAGTTACCTTAATATCAAAGAAATTACCATGCTGGAACATCACAAACTTTTATAAATGAACTTTATTTCTAAAATTTgttgaatgcattttttttatgcattttacaagataaatacatttaccattgtgtgtatatatatatgtatataaaacattttaGTGCAAGTGATTTCTGGGTGGATACAATATAAATGAGTGATGAATACAAGTGTttacatacaaatataatataaaaactacCCAATCATCTTGTAGCcatttctaatacatatatatattcatatataaatataaaaaaaattaatttaattaaaatatattgtaggATCAAACCATAGAAACTAATGTAATTTTTCTTTATCAGTCGGCTCACAAAAATGAAGGAAATACAGTAAATATGTACCACCTATAGAAGCCGAAAAAGTTACCTAGGTTtccttttaaatgctgcaaatcaaatagctgcttTAGACAATTTGACCCATTtttaagaaaacctaggttacagacttTTTGGTCTATCAATGGATTGTGGCACAAGCCCACATTTTACACTAAAGCAAGAGGTATTAAAGTTTTAGGGGAACAttaaagggcaagattacgagtaaAGCACAAACATTTGAACGTGAGCGATCACAGGAGTTTTCTGCTTGTCGGGCTTACCGCtcgcattacgagttgaaagtaaacacaatcacttgagcgcaattgcaatttatactagaatgaTCACTGAGACTTCACAGCTCTGTTTAGCAAACCTAAaacgttgcacaaaatacatcaaaaatacattacaaagtatagatacactcataataccactgataaaaattattacaaaaatatattacacacaaaagttataagggctctaacatttgagatctcaggtgttgaaaaaaaaaaaggcaggtaaagggctttaacatagagatacaaacaaatACGTCaaaagctgtatatgtgtgtgtatgtatatatatatatatgtgtctatgtatgtgtacatatgtatttatatgtgcaatatgtgcatatatgtatttacagacatatatacacatataaacaacctgtatacatatatagacataaataagtgcattggagccctttgcagttgaaaacatgaaaaaaaaatatttctgcaattttaatttttaataaaggttttaaaaatgtatttaaatgtgttctaagtatttttaaatagttatttccatatatatctatatactgtatatatatatatatatatatatatatatatacacctatatatacgaACAagttaaagtccagcaccaattcacttctaggtaagggtgcaagcagcctctgtctcacctagacaggtattaatatgcaaaatagaaatgtctGCAGCACACCAGGttagatttataacatttttatttcaagcagtgaaatacaggcgacgtttcgggcttctgccctttctcaagccaagtgattagtacataatccaactccaccttttataggcagtacatgtgacaaactacaggtgtagataattacaattgtgataGTGCATCTTCTTTCAACAAAAGAGAGACAaagaataaacagtgattttgtgtcATAATCGTAACTatgcatttcttatacaaaaaaactTTGTGATTCTAAACATTTAGAATTCTTTAACCACCTTCTTATTATTAAAAACTAAGTGCtaatatgagagaaaaaaatatataaaaaatgacctTAACGGTccattatcttatctgtgaattatgtgaaatattttcttgTTAGTGAATTTCATTACCATTTATAACTGATAtctaaaaaacctttattttattaaaaacagtaatcaaactaacaactaaattctaatcttgcaagatatgttatTTCACTGATGGATACACTATACGTAAAGCCATCTCAGATTTgcctgtatctgcacattttaaagaaaaaacccataatgttaaccagttaaggtttcaaatcctaGAACATGTTCTGATACAGAGAAGGGgccaggatagggttaaaaaattacaacagagaGAGGTTATCTGGATTAATAGACTAGAAAGTATgtaccctaaaggtttaaataaagattataacctGTTTTTGTTCTTATGATTGGTTAACTGTGATAATTTATTGTGAACTTTTTctctatgatttagatcaagatttacataaagaaaaaagaacaacttgaaaaagaaatgtgctgaataacataatataaaaagaggttttTTGGAAAGATTATAAGTTTTTCCTTTAGAACGCTGTCTTTATGGTTTCCATATAGTAAATAACATTTGAGTGTGTGCATTCCCCAGTGAAataacatatcttgcaagattagaatttagttgttagtttgattactgtttttaataaaataaaggttttttagaTATCAGTTATAAATGGTAATGAAATTCACTAAcaagaaaatatttcacataattcacagataagataatggACCGTTAaggtcatttttttatatatatttttctctcataTTAGCACTTAGTTTTTAATAATAAGAAGGTGGTTAAAGAATTATAAATGTTTAGAATCACAAagtttttttgtataagaaatgcatAGTTACGATTATgacacaaaatcactgtttattcttTGTCTCTCTTTTGTTGAAAGAAGATGCACtatcacaattgtaattatctacacctatatataatcatataatataatcatctatatatacagtaggtatagatatatatattgtacaaaaatactatcagatatatgttgaaatatttatttatgaatacatagaacatattctgctatgtgaagaacattggaatgtgaaatattcatattttcatgttgggttagcgcatatgagaatatgcaatcgtgtttgcgtgagagtggggtgttacttttttttcctttttttgctccattgacgtctatgggggaataagttattgtGCAAGTGATATTGTAAGGTCGACTTTTTACACTCATCAGGTTTAGCGCTCGTGCAATAAATTTACACTTTCAACTTGAAAAAACAAGCTTGACTAGgctcacacaaaaagcttactgctAACGCAGTTAACGCTTGACCGGGAGCACTTGTtttctggccctaaatacattttatgcacctgcCTCTATTTATGGGTTTCGCCAGTTTGAAACTTAGGGTAGactgcaggtatatgaaggagagttACTACACAAGTGCCAACACATCAGTACTGGAATGCCATAAAAGCTACAtttaaacatggcagcacccatgcagGGAATAACCATAACACAATgcgtataaaatgtatttagagtttAATTCTCCATTAATTTAAGAGACAGTGCGGTCAATTTAACAATGgtcgaatggcccttgttcccttGTTTCCGTGCAAGCATTCAGGGTCTTAAAATGGCAGTTGACAGTATTGCTTATGCGCAAATAATTTTCACACCTTGAGACGAAAGCATCTGCCCACTCATCAAGTAAGTACGAGTACCAGTCAGGTGTTGGTATGACACTAATAATATCAGATTGCATATACTTTATCAAGTAAGTACGAGTACCAGTCAGGTCTTGGTATGACACTAATAATGTCAGATTGCATATACTTTATCAAGTAAGTACAAGTACCAGTCAGGTGTTGGTATGACACTAATAATATCAGATTGCATATACTTTATCAAGTAAGTACGAGTACCAGTCAGGTGTTGGTATGACACTAATAATATCAGATTGCATATACTTTATCAAGTAAGTACGAGTACCAGTCAGGTGTTGGTATGACACTAATAATATCAGATTGCATATACTTTATCAAGTAAGTACGAGTACCAGTCAGGTGTTGGTATGACACTAATAATATCAGATTGCATATACTTTATCAAGTAAGTATGAGTACCAGTCAGGTGTTGGTATGACACTAATAATATCAGATTGCATATACTTTATCAAGTAAGTACGAGTACCAGTCAGGTGTTGGTATGACACTAATAATATCAGATTGCATATACTTTATCAAGTAAGTACGAGTACCAGTCAGGTGTTGGTATGACACTAATAATATCAGATTGCATATACTTTATCAAGTAAGTACGAGTACCAGTCAGGTGTTGGTATGACACTAATAATATCAGATTGCATATACTTTATCAAGTAAGTACGAGTACCAGTCAGGTGTTGGTATGACACTAATAATATCAGATTGCATATACTTTATCAAGTAAGTACGAGTACCAGTCAGGTGTTGGTATGACACTAATAATATCAGATTGCATATACTTTATCAAGTAAGTACGAGTACCAGTCAGGTGTTGGTATGACACTAATAATATCAGATTGCATATACTTTATCAAGTAAGTACGAGTACCAGTCAGGTGTTGGTATGACACTAATAATATCAGATTGCATATACTTTATCAAGTAAGTACGAGTACCAGTCAGGTGTTGGTATGACACTAATAATATCAGATTGCATATACTTTATCAAGTAAGTACGAGTACCAGTCAGGTGTTGGTATGACACTAATAATATCAGATTGCATATACTTTATCAAGTAAGTACGAGTACCAGTCAGGTGTTGGTATGACACTAATAATATCAGATTGCATATACTTTATCAAGTAAGTACGAGTACCAGTCAGGTGTTGGTATGACACTAATAATATCAGATTGCATATACTTTATCAAGTAAGTACGAGTACCAGTCAGGTGTTGGTATGACACTAATAATATCAGATTGCATATACTTTATCAAGTAAGTACGAGTACCAGTCAGGTGTTGGTATGACACTAATAATATCAGATTGCATATACTTTATCAAGTAAGTACGAGTACCAGTCAGGTGTTGGTATGACACTAATAATATCAGATTGCATATACTTTATCAAGTAAGTACGAGTACCAGTCAGGTGTTGGTATGACACTAATAATATCAGATTGCATATACTTTATCAAGTAAGTACGAGTACCAGTCAGGTGTTGGTATGACACTAATAATATCAGATTGCATATACTTTATCAAGTAAGTACGAGTACCAGTCAGGTGTTGGTATGACACTAATAATATCAGATTGCATATACTTTATCAAGTAAGCACAAAATTCTTGCTTTTTTTTACAcagccagtgtacttaaattatgatttatgatctgcatattaatacaatttattcctgtgtaatttacctacaaatttgaagttttttttaaaaaaatacgatttttggtgaacattaTGTTACGATTTTTGTTGCACcttaatacaatttttccctggcTATATTTGtgtaaatggttaaattattattgttttgtatgatttttaaattactattttcaTTGAGCAGTTTTCTGTATGCATCtctttcccatacgaaaatgcagaatACACCCcgtagcgagacaccctgttttcagtactttatataattccaccagggaaatagaaggactggcaagcattcttatagaatctcaccagcctagaGACCTTTTTAGAATCGGCCCTTGAGCAACGTTATAAATACACAGTGTCTTTTAACAAAGGTGCACTAAAGTAAAGTATATAGATTTTAAATAAAGCTTGTGCATAAGCATGGGTGCTGACCCCACTTACATTATCCTGGCAAGTGAGTTATGAAGCATTCTGAAATGGACAATCTTGCAGGGGAGAGAACCCTCTGCTAACACTTTTTTATTAGCAAATGCAAATCAAATTGAGGCATTTTTAGTGTATTTTAACTTTCATTGGCTTATAGATTTCCATATACTGTACGACTTTTTCTATCAGCTTAATAAGTGCattatgttttggtttttttggggttttttttataataaactctCCAGCATATATTTGGCATATAAACCAGTGAGATTTGAAAAGGCAAAATACTTGGAAAATACAGTAAGACCTATGAGAGCACTTAGTAACAACCAAGTAGGGCATCTGTTCAGCCCACTCAAACTTTTTTGTACTCTTTGAATTATATACTTTTTTACATatcattttaaatttgtattttaatattgcattgtatattaaatacaatattatCATGAACATTGAATATAATTATTTCCTCCATGCTTGAAATATGTTTTACACCATAATATTGTAATATagctgtgtatttaaaaaaaaaaaaagatattaatgtGAATTATTAATGCAGTTTATAATGCAaactttaattataatttttaatttaaaatttcaatataattgaaaactgtatatttatttaacactatATGAAGGGTACGTATGCCCCTGAGATACACAGCTATCAAGCTAAATGCCTTTCCAGAATCCAAAGAAGGACCTTATTGTACAGTGATCTTTTCAGACAATTTTGGAGACCTCTAGAGAATCAAGCCTCTTATAAATGTGTCTCCTTATAAAACCTATTCTAATCTTTCAAAAAACAGATTTGGCACCATTTTTCAAAACCTTTAGGCAGTTGGAAATACATTTTTCCCATTGTAGCACTACACATTTAGGCTTTGGCATGTTTTCATGACATCATAGAGTTTATTTAGAGACTATTAACAAACTTAAAAAATGCCAAGCAGCCATAATCAATAATGTATTTTGATTTCTGTTTGCCATTAGGTGCACATATTTTGGTTCAGTCCATGAAAAGTCTGCAAATATGTGCCTGTTTTATGCTTTTAACATATTTACCCAATCACAATGTACGAAATTGAGATGGTTCAGAATTATCTCTGATGTATTTTGGACACCTAAAATATTCAAACACAAATGCTTCACAGAGATTGGTAAGAATGCTATAAAAACATTATTTTGGATGACCAAAAAATTGGAATATACCCCTTAATGTTAACATTCAAATATTGAATGTGGAATTCAAATAGTCAAAACTAACATTCATATATTACATTTTTGAATATTTAGTCCAATATTCTTACATAGAATTCTATGTACATTGACAATCAAAAATTAATAGTTGAATGTTTTACTAAATATTCAAATAGTAGCCTTGATTAATAGTAGAAAAACAGTCATGGAATGTTTGGCAAAATGTAAGAACAATGAAAAacaacatttgttgtttttaacaaaaacattTAACCATCACTACTTATTAGTCAGTACAGTTTACAGTTTTTCTAACTTGCATCTACAAcatatttgtttgcatttttttgtatCAATGTTATGGCTTAGACATGGAGCCATTTTGATTGTTGACTTTAAAATATTGCTGCGTTTGCATAATGAACACTGTACTCCAACACGATGTCTAGAAGCATAGCAGTTCTTGTCCAgtattgcatttattttaaaattccaATAGCATTATACTTTATGTCGTAAATACTTTCTTCACTTTTTTTTCACTTATCTCCTGGAATACCAGTCCTGAATTGTTCTCAGCATGATCTGCACTGCTGCTATCCACAGTGCTGAGTGATGACACTGTAGTTATGCTAAGTGAGACATTGGTTAATCCATTGGCCATGGAGCTTGTTGATGGCCTTCCTGGTTGGGAGTTGATGTCCAACTGCTTTGCGCTACAGAAAGGTGCATAATATTCTGTCATTTCCTCAAACTGGTCAAAGTCCACTTTATAGTATTTTTTCTTGGTCAACAAGATGTTGTTAAATCTAAAACCCCAGAGGATTTCACGGGGTAAATAAGATGTTCGTGACTGATGAGATGTTCCAGTTGAGTCACCAGTATATATAAAAGTGACTAATATCTCAAATCTATCTGAAGCCAACGCTTTACGATCTAAGGCATACAATGGGCTATCTTTGTCAATTACATGTACTACAGTCACTGGAGTAACCAATATAATTTGATCATTAACCAGTTTAAGGTCTTTATAGTCCATTGTGATTCCTTTTTCGTGATCTTCATTGTAACGTAAAAGTTGTGCTCTTACATTTCCTTCCACTACATGATTTGCCCGGAAATCTCCAATGCGCCACATCAGACATAGTTTCCCATCCCTCATTCCTACTAGGGCAAAGTAGCTAAATCGTATGGTCTGGGCTCTTTTGCGTGCAGTTGCCATCTTTGCCATAgccgcacctataataaatgtgTCAATAATGCAACTTAGAACTGACTGGAGAGTAACTAAGATAATAGCTAAGTAGCACTCCTCTGTTACGCATCGACTACCATATCCAATTGTTGTTTGGGTCTCCAGAGAGAAAAGAAATGCACCGGAGAATGTGCGAACATTATCAACGCAAGGTGTGATTTCCATGTTGTGCATATCCCCATGCTGAAGAGCTATAATCCAAAATATGAAGCCAAAGAACAGCCATGACAGTACATAAGACAATGAAAATATGATGAGCATATGACGCCATTTTATGTCCACCAATGTTGTGAATATATCAACCACATAGCTTTCCCACTCTTTGATTATACTTTTGAAATACACATTGCAGCTTCCATCTTTCTGCATAAATCGGCTCTGGAAGGTTTTCCTGCCCAGTGTGCTGTATTGATAAGAATTTTGTTCTTTAACATTTACTAATCTCCAGGTATCTGTTGTGTGGAAGTTGACGCTCATCTTGACAGCGCTAGATGTAATGTGCTCTTGCAGGAATCAAAATCTGTCAAAACAGTTAAAAAAGGTTAATTAATTTGATAAATGGATAAAACATTTTTATGACAATTTTTATAAATATAACTTTCATAACACAGACCAAATTTAGACAATTGTTTATATTCATGGTAAGCTAAAGAAGAATGATATTGCACAGATAAacaagcactatttaaacatggtAAAATATTTTGCTGAGTGGAATAATATTATGTTAAGGTTGCTTAAATTAGTTTTGAAAATAACAGAAAATTGGAATTGCAGAAAATGTGTCAAATAGTTACCAGTTCTatcttttatttattaaagggatagtaaacacttggaagccgatttatcaagctgcccataacttgtctgcctgctctgaggctgcggatgtgagctgcaggtgcaatgttgaatacgtcgagcgtattgctcgccgtattcagcgaggtctggcgaacctgatccgcactgtcggatcttgtccgccagactttcttaaataggggccaatgttatttatatgaaacacatgaacttatgccctctagctgtgaaaaactgtcaaatgcattcagataagaataccaagaaaacaaagcaaattttattataaaagtaaattataaagttgttttaaattgcatgccctatctgaatcatgaaagtttaatttggactttactatccctttaatttttttttttcaatatttttattggtTTATTTCTCCTTATGGTACTTTCACTATCACTGTGTAGACACACAACAACTTGGTG
This genomic window contains:
- the KCNJ16 gene encoding inward rectifier potassium channel 16; translated protein: MSVNFHTTDTWRLVNVKEQNSYQYSTLGRKTFQSRFMQKDGSCNVYFKSIIKEWESYVVDIFTTLVDIKWRHMLIIFSLSYVLSWLFFGFIFWIIALQHGDMHNMEITPCVDNVRTFSGAFLFSLETQTTIGYGSRCVTEECYLAIILVTLQSVLSCIIDTFIIGAAMAKMATARKRAQTIRFSYFALVGMRDGKLCLMWRIGDFRANHVVEGNVRAQLLRYNEDHEKGITMDYKDLKLVNDQIILVTPVTVVHVIDKDSPLYALDRKALASDRFEILVTFIYTGDSTGTSHQSRTSYLPREILWGFRFNNILLTKKKYYKVDFDQFEEMTEYYAPFCSAKQLDINSQPGRPSTSSMANGLTNVSLSITTVSSLSTVDSSSADHAENNSGLVFQEISEKKVKKVFTT